A genomic region of Cannabis sativa cultivar Pink pepper isolate KNU-18-1 chromosome 1, ASM2916894v1, whole genome shotgun sequence contains the following coding sequences:
- the LOC133033778 gene encoding ERAD-associated E3 ubiquitin-protein ligase HRD1-like: MIFLNHTFTSQSHLPSPPIERDSHSSVSARMAVVSRRYVRLSFDDTPYIPNFTRHDGIKFIVFHVRLSHTIIDYSENLLLPTTTTTKTHYLDQRSFLIMHDTLTQIVLMGSNLELPLIDLATPHISTFALRNLEANPNSLYVAVSINIHTITARFPTPLQQQQQDEDVLDRSFREALDTVQTVPATQDSIRALQDLSDDDDGLSSETCSICLEKISSFGDCRSKGVEMPCSHVFHKDCIVQWLEISHLCPLCRYPMPTTTSSSS, translated from the coding sequence ATGATTTTCCTCAATCACACCTTCACCTCTCAATCACACCTTCCTTCACCTCCAATAGAAAGAGATTCTCATTCTTCAGTTAGTGCAAGAATGGCGGTTGTTAGTCGTCGCTACGTGAGGTTGAGTTTTGATGATACTCcttatattcctaattttactCGTCATGATGGTATCAAATTTATAGTCTTTCATGTACGCTTAAGCCACACAATCATCGACTACTCTGAGAATTTATTATTACCAACTACCACTACTACTAAGACACATTACCTTGACCAAAGAAGCTTCTTGATAATGCATGACACCCTCACTCAAATCGTTCTCATGGGGTCGAATTTAGAGCTCCCCTTGATCGATCTCGCTACCCCCCACATATCAACTTTTGCGTTGCGCAATTTAGAAGCCAACCCCAACTCCCTCTATGTCGCTGTATCTATCAATATCCATACCATAACTGCACGCTTTCCTACTCCTCTTCAGCAACAGCAGCAAGACGAGGATGTACTTGACCGTAGCTTCAGAGAGGCGCTTGACACTGTTCAGACTGTCCCTGCCACGCAAGACTCCATTCGCGCCCTTCAAGACTTAAGCGATGATGACGACGGTTTGAGTAGCGAGACTTGCAGTATCTGTTTGGAGAAGATTTCATCTTTTGGTGATTGTAGAAGCAAAGGGGTAGAGATGCCTTGTTCTCATGTGTTTCACAAGGATTGCATTGTTCAATGGCTCGAAATTAGCCACTTGTGCCCTTTGTGCCGCTACCCAATGCCTACCAccacttcttcttcatcttga